In the genome of Ctenopharyngodon idella isolate HZGC_01 chromosome 19, HZGC01, whole genome shotgun sequence, one region contains:
- the trpn1 gene encoding transient receptor potential cation channel, subfamily N, member 1 isoform X1, with protein sequence MMSDSSCVSGAPQRLMPLALRGEWMALEQKLKTLEKGDPDIFQFDEESGLSLLMVAVRESRLSVLDRLLELGVNPSDKTKDGRSALHVAAAHSKDEIVKLLARKTDPNLPAGPSHQLPLHYAASRATGGLGVVQTLLKFSSKDARLTPDKDGCIPLLLAVEAGNVGIVRELLSGQSEPQLRAVKTANGDTALHICCRRKDVEMAKVLVEFGANPDSQNNEWQTPLHIAALEGDENMLKFLYLCKANPNILDKMDRSPLHIAAEQGHTNVVEILTEKFRSCVLARTKDGNTLLHIASQCGHPATALVLLRKGVPLYMPNKSGAVCLHAAAKRGHTAVVKALLQKGAHVDATAKDGQTALHIAVENCKPQVVQMLLGFGAHVQLKGGKAQETPLHIAARVKDGVRAAEMLLKSGADVNAEQENGETAMHVAARHGALQMIQALILEGGDVTWKSKIGENSLHVAVRHCHAHVVEEILNSLTNERSREEAELCVREGNQNGETPLHLAAELRRDAVHQTDEDICIIKILMEHHADITAVTRQSGETPLHYSARVGNTAVLQEMLSNVPTNQLQTAINKHAKKMGIWVTKQLMGPTDFHSMDKKNYYNGWSPLLLAAEQGHTEVVRVLLQNNARVDVFDEEGKAAIHLAAEQGHQDIMDILLSHKAFVNTKTKLGLTPLHLSAQSGSARLVRLLVETHQASVDALSLRKQTPLHLAAISGQLDVCSSLLNLKADITAADIRGQTPLHLAAENDHSEVVKLFLRHRPELATLANMEGATCAHIAAAKGSAAVIRELLTFNQGGPLALNNKANGLCPLHLAAAGGHTEVVKVLLEAGASVTEEDVEGMTAIHLAAKNGHTHILEVLKGSVSLKSQSSKTGLTALHVAACFGQVDFMREILTEVPATIRSEFPNSSSNSSGKDDMKRQQPLAESGYTPLHLAAQSGHENVVRLLLNSPGVQADAETNIQGSSPLHLAAQSGHTAVVGLLLSRSASLLHLTDKRGRTCLHLAAAHGHVAMVRVLLGQGAEINHTDTSGWTALHYAAQAGCLEVLTLLVESGASACAECGAGRTPLQLAAQENHEAVVIFLLRREKNTLRLLDDKKFVFNLMVCGRMNDNLALEELVLHSPAPLDTSVRLSRALTLAALREKERSVDLHAAARHCEVMASDLLTLASSAGGHGAGPILRAVDHRGTSVLDCLIECRQKAVVSHPAVQTYLTDVWYGRLQWDSWKILLLFFCLQVCPPLWLVLSLPLRHSFNTIPIMKFMSHLVSHVFLLALFILTIVYPPVNPLSQGRLVPGWSECLLLIWLCGMLVSELTFPGERTGLAWIRLLLLGFSAAALLCHLLAVLSQRWPPAHLHCLFARNVLLAVGMTLGFIQLLEFLTFHHLFGPWAIIIRDLIKDLCRFAVILMLFHTAFTLSLTALCQPLYPPGDNSTVNATEARVPGPLNMSVLLFFALFGLTEPDKIPDVERSPPATAILAKMVFGVYLVVTFIVLVNLLIAMMSDTYQRIQAQSDTEWKFGRAVLIRDMSRKSGIPSPFNLFTNLFYSIKFLCKCAGKICSVERRNVMNEDEDAEVLSDSRSLDHLAQASVSWVRGNKRTQILPEGGQITMSRSGGQVHVENVVDWPSVVQQFLAQRKQRDRSLTERDE encoded by the exons ATGATGTCAGACAGCTCCTGTGTGTCCGGGGCCCCTCAGCGCCTGATGCCTCTGGCCCTCAGAGGAGAATGGATGGCACTGGAACAGAAACTCAAGACTTTAGAAAAGGGAGATCCAGACATCTTCCAGTTCGACGAG GAGTCTGGCTTGAGCCTGCTGATGGTCGCGGTACGAGAGAGCCGTCTGTCTGTCCTTGACAGGCTGCTGGAACTGGGGGTCAATCCAAGTGACAAAACAAAG GACGGCAGATCAGCGTTACATGTCGCTGCAGCTCACTCCAAAGACGAGATCGTCAAACTACTGGCAAGAAAAACTGATCCCAATTTACCAGCAGGG CCCAGTCATCAGTTGCCCCTGCATTACGCAGCGTCTCGAGCGACCGGAGGACTTGGAGTCGTGCAAACGCTGCTCAAGTTCAGCAGCAAAGATGCTCGTCTGACACCAGACAAG GATGGCTGCATTCCGCTACTGCTGGCTGTCGAAGCCGGGAATGTTGGGATTGTGCGGGAACTCCTCTCCGGCCAATCAGAGCCTCAGCTCAGAGCTGTGAAGACA GCGAACGGAGACACTGCGCTTCACATCTGCTGCAGACGGAAAGACGTTGAGATGGCCAAAGTCCTGGTGGAGTTTGGTGCGAATCCGGACTCTCAGAAT AATGAGTGGCAGACTCCTCTGCACATCGCCGCCCTGGAAGGAGACGAGAACATGCTGAAGTTTTTATACCTCTGCAAGGCCAATCCCAACATCTTAGACAAG ATGGACAGATCTCCTCTACACATCGCTGCAGAGCAGGGACACACCAATGTCGTCGAGATCCTCACTGAGAAATTCAGGTCATGTGTGTTAGCAAGAACAAAG GACGGAAACACACTTTTGCATATCGCGTCCCAATGTGGTCACCCTGCGACTGCTCTCGTGCTCCTGAGGAAAGGTGTCCCGTTGTACATGCCAAACAAG TCAGGGGCAGTTTGTCTTCACGCCGCGGCTAAGAGAGGCCACACAGCTGTAGTGAAGGCTCTgctccagaagggggcgcatgTGGACGCCACCGCTAAAGATGGACAGACGGCTCTTCACATCGCCGTGGAGAACTGCAAGCCACAGGTGGTGCAGATGTTACTGGGATTCGGGGCACATGTGCAGCTCAAAGGAGGAAAG GCGCAGGAAACCCCTCTGCACATCGCAGCGAGAGTGAAGGACGGTGTAAGGGCGGCTGAGATGCTTCTGAAGAGCGGCGCTGATGTGAACGCAGAGCAGGAG AACGGAGAGACAGCTATGCATGTAGCCGCACGTCACGGCGCTCTGCAGATGATACAAGCGCTGATCCTGGAGGGCGGGGACGTCACCTGGAAATCAAAG atTGGTGAAAACTCTCTCCATGTTGCGGTGCGTCACTGTCACGCTCACGTGGTGGAGGAGATTTTAAACTCTCTGACCAATGAGAGAAGCCGTGAGGAGGCGGAGCTCTGCGTCCGTGAAGGGAACCAG AACGGCGAGACGCCACTGCACCTGGCAGCTGAGCTCAGGAGGGACGCAGTGCATCAGACGGACGAGGACATCTGCATCATCAAGATCCTAATGGAGCATCATGCTGACATCACTGCCGTCACCCGACAG AGTGGAGAGACACCTCTTCATTACAGCGCCAGGGTGGGAAATACTGCCGTTCTTCAGGAGATGCTCAGTAACGTCCCCACCAACCAGCTCCAGACTGCCATCAACAAACACGCCAAG aagatgggaatatgggtaaccaaacagttgatgggccccactgacttccatagtatggacaaaaaaaattactat AACGGCTGGTCGCCGCTGCTGTTGGCCGCAGAGCAGGGTCACACAGAGGTCGTGAGGGTCCTGCTGCAGAACAATGCCAGAGTGGACGTGTTCGATGAG GAGGGGAAGGCCGCCATCCATCTGGCTGCAGAACAAGGTCATCAAGACATCATGGATATCCTGCTGTCCCATAAAGCCTTTGTGAACACCAAGACTAAACTGGGCCTGACGCCTCTGCACCTCAGCGCTCAGAGCGGGTCGGCGCGGCTCGTCCGGTTACTGGTGGAGACCCATCAGGCCAGTGTTGATGCGCTCTCTCTG AGAAAGCAGACGCCTCTTCATTTAGCGGCCATCAGCGGGCAGCTGGACGTCTGCAGCAGCCTGTTAAACCTGAAAGCTGACATCACTGCCGCAGATATC CGCGGACAGACTCCTCTTCATCTGGCGGCGGAGAATGATCACTCTGAGGTGGTGAAGCTGTTTTTGAGGCACAGACCTGAATTAGCCACACTAGCCAACATGGAGGGCGCGACCTGCGCACACATCGCTGCGGCTAAAGGCAGTGCGGCTGTCATCAGAGAACTGCTCACGTTTAATCAAGGAGGACCGCTCGCACTCAACAACAAG GCTAACGGCTTGTGTCCGCTGCATCTGGCTGCCGCTGGCGGACACACGGAGGTGGTGAAAGTGCTTCTGGAGGCTGGAGCTTCAGTGACGGAGGAGGATGTG GAGGGCATGACGGCCATTCATTTGGCAGCCAAGAACGGACACACTCATATTCTGGAGGTGCTGAAAGGAAGCGTTTCACTAAAGAGCCAAAGCTCCAAG acagGGTTAACTGCTCTGCACGTGGCAGCTTGTTTCGGACAGGTGGACTTTATGAGAGAAATCCTGACTGAAGTTCCAGCCACGATACGCAGCGAATTcccaaacagcagcagcaacagcagcggCAAAGACGACATGAAGAGACAACAACCATTAGCTGAG tcagGTTACACTCCCCTGCACCTGGCGGCTCAGTCTGGTCATGAGAACGTGGTTCGGTTGCTGCTGAATTCTCCTGGCGTTCAGGCTGATGCAGAAACAAACATTCAG GGCTCCAGTCCTCTCCATCTGGCAGCTCAGAGCGGACACACGGCCGTGGTCGGACTGCTGCTCAGCCGCTCTGCATCTCTGCTGCACCTGACCGACAAACGGGGACGCACCTGTCTGCATCTGGCCGCCGCACACGGACACGTGGCCATGGTGAGAGTCCTGCTGGGACAGGGAGCGGAAATCAATCACACCGACACG AGTGGCTGGACGGCGCTGCATTACGCAGCTCAGGCCGGCTGTCTGGAGGTTTTGACTTTGCTGGTGGAGAGCGGAGCATCAGCGTGTGCCGAGTGTGGTGCCGGACGGACTCCTCTGCAGTTGGCCGCTCAGGAGAACCATGAGGCTGTCGTCATCTTCCTGCTCAGAAGAGAGAAGAACACGCTCCGTCTGCTGGACGACAAGAAG TTTGTGTTCAATCTGATGGTGTGCGGCCGGATGAATGATAACCTGGCTCTGGAGGAATTGGTCCTGCATTCTCCCGCTCCTCTGGATACGTCCGTCCGTCTCTCACGAGCTCTGACTCTGGCTGCACTCAGAGAGAAGGAGCGCTCGGTGGACCTGCACGCTGCCGCGCGTCACTGTGAGGTCATGGCCTCTGACCTCCTGACCTTAGCCTCCTCAGCCGGGGGTCACGGTGCGGGTCCAATCCTCAGGGCTGTGGATCATCGGGGCACCAGCGTGCTGGACTGCCTGATCGAGTGCCGGCAGAAAGCCGTGGTGTCCCATCCGGCGGTGCAGACGTACCTGACGGACGTGTGGTACGGAAGGCTGCAGTGGGACTCCTGGAAGATCCTGCTGCTGTTCTTCTGTTTGCAGGTCTGCCCTCCGCTGTGGCTGGTGCTCTCACTGCCGCTCAGACACAG CTTCAACACCATCCCAATCATGAAGTTCATGAGCCACCTGGTGTCACACGTCTTTCTGTTGGCCCTGTTCATCCTGACTATCGTGTACCCGCCCGTCAATCCTCTATCCCAGGGCCGTCTGGTGCCCGGCTGGTCCGAGTGTCTGTTGCTGATCTGGCTTTGTGGAATGCTGGTTTCTGAGCTGACTTTCCCAGGTGAGCGCACTGGATTAGCCTGGATCCGTCTTCTCCTCCTGGGTTTTTCCGCTGCGGCTCTACTGTGCCACCTGCTGGCGGTCCTCAGCCAGCGCTGGCCACCGGCTCACCTGCACTGCCTGTTTGCGCGGAACGTCTTGCTGGCTGTCGGCATGACACTCGGCTTCATCCAGCTGCTGGAGTTCCTGACTTTCCATCACTTATTCGGCCCATGGGCCATAATCATCCGAGACTTGATAAAGGATCTGTGTCGGTTCGCCGtgatcctcatgttgttccacactgCCTTCACGCTGAGTCTCACAGCACTGTGCCAGCCGCTGTATCCACCAGGGGACAACAGCACCGTTAATGCCACGGAAGCGAGAGTGCCGGGTCCGTTAAACATGTCTGTGCTGCTTTTCTTCGCTTTGTTCGGTTTGACCGAACCGGATAAAATTCCAGACGTGGAGCGCTCGCCTCCCGCGACGGCCATTTTGGCTAAAATGGTATTCGGCGTGTATCTGGTCGTGACGTTCATCGTGTTGGTCAACCTCCTCATTGCCATGATGAGCGACACGTACCAGCGCATCCAGGCTCAATCCGACACGGAGTGGAAGTTCGGCCGTGCCGTTCTGATCCGCGATATGAGCCGCAAATCTGGAATTCCGTCCCCGTTCAACCTGTTCACCAACCTGTTCTACTCCATCAAGTTTCTCTGCAAGTGTGCAG GGAAGATCTGTTCTGTGGAGAGACGTAATGTGATGAACGAGGATGAAGACGCTGAAGTTTTGTCTGACTCTCGTTCTCTAGATCATCTGGCTCAAGCGTCTGTCAGCTGGGTCAGAGGAAACAAGAGGACGCAGATCCTTCCCGAGG